The Coleofasciculus chthonoplastes PCC 7420 sequence GATTGATTCCACAGCAAGAAGTTGCCAATCTATTTATAGCTTCGGATCTGACTGTTCTTTGTTATAGTAATAATTTTAAGTCTGCAAGCAGTGTTTTGAGTGTAGCGGCTAACTACCAAAAACCCTGTTTGGCTTCAGCCGGCTCAGGTCTCTTACAATCAGTTGTAAAAAAATATCAACTGGGAATTTGGGTATATCCTGATTGTATAGATTCGATAATAATAGGTTTGAAAAGATGGTTAGAATATCCCATTAGTCCTAATTGGAAACAGTATTTAATAGAAAATTCATGGTCAAAAAATGCCTCATTAATATTAGAAGCATTTAAAGAAAAAAGAGAAACTGTCAAATAATTTTTCATCCTAGATATGCTGTTGGATATTACTTGTCCCACACCTCAGTCCATGCCTTCACAAGTTTATTGATTCGTTTTTTTAGCTAAATGAATATTATTTATTATCTAAGACAAGAACCGATTCCTTTGAGAGTATTAGCAGGTCCCTTTAGGGGGGCTCGCCTTATCCTGAACCCCGCCTGTTCCAAGCGAAAGATCCTTGGCATTTACGAGCATATATTGAACCCTTGGCTTAACCAAATTATTCCTGATATTGAGGTTGTGTTCGATGTCGGCGCTAACGATGGCTATTTTACCTATGGGTGTGCCAAAGCGCTCCAACGATATAATAAACTGGGTCACATCATTGCCTTTGAACCGGGATTATGTGAACAAGCTGCCTTATTAATTCCCGCTACTTGGTCTGACTATGCTGGTATTAATTTTGAATTCATTCCCCTGTTTGTGGGTTCTATCTCCAATGAATCGACGATTACATTAGACAAAGCTTATGATGAACGTCCATCACTGCATGGAAAGCCCTTATTAATCAAAGTAGATGTGGAAGGTTCTGAAGTTGATGTGCGAGAAGGGGCAACTTGCTTACTTCAAAAACCCCATCACTGGGTTGTCGAAGTTCATGGTGACCATCTACTTGATCCAGTACTGGATTTCTTTAATAAAGCTAAAAGAGCAGTAGATACTCGTCTACT is a genomic window containing:
- a CDS encoding methyltransferase FkbM family protein, whose translation is MNPWLNQIIPDIEVVFDVGANDGYFTYGCAKALQRYNKLGHIIAFEPGLCEQAALLIPATWSDYAGINFEFIPLFVGSISNESTITLDKAYDERPSLHGKPLLIKVDVEGSEVDVREGATCLLQKPHHWVVEVHGDHLLDPVLDFFNKAKRAVDTRLLQPHWLLGSESRTIKTSWVTTRPDKANV